The Moorella glycerini genomic interval AGCTGCAATTTGCGTCTCGATATCCAGGGTGGTGGCGATGCCGTCCACCTGGTTACCGGCCAGGGCCTGCTTGCGCTCGCCCAGGCCCTGGATGACAATAAGCTGCACGTCCAGGCCATGTTTCTTGAAGAAGCCTTTATCCCGGGCCAGGAAAAGGGGGCCATAGCCCGACCAGGTGGTCATGGTGAGCTTGACGGGTGTAAGCTGCTGTTCCTGCCCGCCGCCGGCCTGCTTATCGGCAGCCTGCTGCTTGCTGCCACCGCCACCGCAGCCGGCCAAAGTTATGCTGAACAGGGCCAGCACCAGAAAAGCAATGACGATTCTCCTTAACTTTTTAACCATGCTAATCCTCCTTCTTAATTACTCCCTGTACCAGAACGTATTTCTTTACAGGTGGGCATGTCTCTTTTCTGCTCCCGCGTTGGCAGGCCGGCTGTATATAACTGGCCAGTTCTCCTCAGCTTCAGGCCATCTCCCGCCCCAGGCAGTCGGCCGCCAGGAGGGCTTCCCGGATCATAGCTGCCGTTACCGGGAAGGGCATATTGGCCATATCCGGGCTTTCCGCTGCCGCCCGGCTGACCAGGTCCAGGGAGGGGCCATCCTCCGGGGATAACCCCACCCCTTCCAGGGATACGGGCAGTCCGACCTGGCGGTTAAATGCGGCCAGGCGTTTGATTGCGCCTGTCTCCGTCCCTTCCAGGAATAGCTGGACCAGGTTGCCAAAGGCTACCAGTTCCCCGTGGCAGTAACTACGGGTCAGGGGCGAGGCTGTTAATCCTTCATAAATACCGTGAGCGCCGGCTGTTCGCCCGTCGTCGCCGCCCAGGCCGCTGACCAGCCCGCTGATCAGGATAACCGCATCAATTACCTTTTCCAGGTCCGGGGTGACCGCCTGGTCTTCTACCGCTGCTCTGGCGCCGGGCCCGGCGGCCAGGATGCTGTCATAGCAGAGGCGGGCTAAACCCAGAGCTCCTGCCAGGGCCAGATGAGGGGGAGCTGCTGTGCTGGTAGCCCGCAGCTCGATATATTTGGCCAGGGTGTCCCCCATACCGGCGGCCAGGTAGCGCCAGGGGGCAGCAGCAATTATCTGGCTGTCTACCAGGACCAGGGATGGGTTCACGGCCTCATGGGATATGGCCAGGAAGTGTCCTTCCCGGTCATAGATAATGGCGATAGATGTAAAGGCGGCACAGGTAGCGGCGATGGTCGGCACCGTTACCAGGGGCACCCCTGCCTGCCAGGCAGCCCCCTTGGCGGTATCCAGGGCTTTACCGCCGCCAACCCCTACCAGGAAATCAGCACCGCTTTCCTTAATTGCCGCCGCTACCCTGGCAATATTCTCCGGGCAGCATTCACCCCCGTACCAGACCTGTCCCACCGCTTCCACCCCAGCGGAAACCATGGCGTCCTGCAGGGCCGGAGCTGCCGCTGCCAGGGCCCGGCGGCCTCCCACCAGGCAGGCCCTGGCGCCCAGGCTCTTCAAGGCCCGCCCGGCTGTCCCGATAACACCGGGACCCCGGAGGTAGCTCCCGGGGGCTATTACCCGTTCAAGCATCCCGTTCCTCCTACGACAATGCTTTTTCACCGGTTGACTTTGATTGTCAATGGCCCGCACTCCTGGCGCAGCGGCTGCGGCCCATCTCACTTCCTACTAATGCTATTCATTACTTTACTATAACAAAGTTATATTCGCCGTTGAAGCCGGGAATCCTGCCAGCAGGTAAGCGCCGGCTCTGACGCAGGGCATTTTTATTAAGACCCTGGAAGCAACCTGCCTGTCTGGATTTTCCGGGACTGCCTTGCCTCCCGCCCCCTTAAAGGTGTAGGATAGTTATTGTTTGGGGGTGTAGCTATGAAGCTCGTCTACATTAACCCGGAGACAAACCTGGACCTCCTGGCCGGCAGCCTGTGGGACGGCCGGGGTGAGGCGTGCCGGCAGCAGGTAGTTATCAGTATCCGCCAGGGCCGCATCGCCGCTGTACGTCCCCAGGAAATGGCCGTCACCGAAAAAAATGCCCGGCAGATCAACCTTGCCGGGCTGACGGTCTTACCCGGCTTAATCGACGCCCACGTCCACCTGGCCCTGGACGGCATCGATTTTCAGGCCTCCCTGGCCCGCTGGCAGGACCCGCCAGCCAGGGAAGCGGCCCTGGCCCGGGCTCTGCGGGCATCCCTGGAGCATGGCCTGGTAGCCATAAGAGACGGCGGCGACCGCGAGGGTCTCCACCTCCAGGCGCGGGAATGGGTCCGGACAGGCAAATACCCGGGCCCCCGGGTGGTGACCACCGGGATGGCCGTAACTAAAAAAGGAAAATACGGTTCTTTCCTGGGCCCCGGCACCACCGGCCCGGCTTCCATCAGGGAGTTGATTGCCACCCTGGTAAACCGGGGCGTTGACCAGGTTAAAGTAGTGGTTTCCGGCTTAGTTACCTTCCACCGCTACGGGGAGGTGGGCAGCCTGGAATTTGACGCTGCCGAACTGGCTACCGTCGTAAAGGCGGCCCACGCGTCCGGCCGGCCGGTGATGGCCCATGTCAACTCGGCTGCCGGCGTGGACCTGGCCCTGGCCGCGGGGGTGGACAGTATCGAACACGGCTATTTCCTTACGACAGCCCAGCTGGAAACTATGGCTGCCAGGGGTACCTACTGGGTACCGACTATCGCCGCTATAGCTAACCGGCTGTCTGCCACTGTGAAACAGTTCTACCCGGAAAGGGAAAAGGAAATTATTCAGTGGACCTGGGAATCCCAGCAGGAAATGATTGCCCGGGCCTACCGGCTGGGTGTGAAGCTGGTTGTAGGTACCGATGCCGGTGCTCCCGGTGTCTACCACGGGGAATCTTATCTGGACGAACTGCTGTACTGGCACCGGGCCGGTGTCCCGACGGCGGCCATCCTGCGGGCGGCTACGGTTACAGCTGCTGCCGCCCTGGGCCTG includes:
- a CDS encoding iron-containing alcohol dehydrogenase family protein; the encoded protein is MLERVIAPGSYLRGPGVIGTAGRALKSLGARACLVGGRRALAAAAPALQDAMVSAGVEAVGQVWYGGECCPENIARVAAAIKESGADFLVGVGGGKALDTAKGAAWQAGVPLVTVPTIAATCAAFTSIAIIYDREGHFLAISHEAVNPSLVLVDSQIIAAAPWRYLAAGMGDTLAKYIELRATSTAAPPHLALAGALGLARLCYDSILAAGPGARAAVEDQAVTPDLEKVIDAVILISGLVSGLGGDDGRTAGAHGIYEGLTASPLTRSYCHGELVAFGNLVQLFLEGTETGAIKRLAAFNRQVGLPVSLEGVGLSPEDGPSLDLVSRAAAESPDMANMPFPVTAAMIREALLAADCLGREMA
- a CDS encoding amidohydrolase family protein, which gives rise to MKLVYINPETNLDLLAGSLWDGRGEACRQQVVISIRQGRIAAVRPQEMAVTEKNARQINLAGLTVLPGLIDAHVHLALDGIDFQASLARWQDPPAREAALARALRASLEHGLVAIRDGGDREGLHLQAREWVRTGKYPGPRVVTTGMAVTKKGKYGSFLGPGTTGPASIRELIATLVNRGVDQVKVVVSGLVTFHRYGEVGSLEFDAAELATVVKAAHASGRPVMAHVNSAAGVDLALAAGVDSIEHGYFLTTAQLETMAARGTYWVPTIAAIANRLSATVKQFYPEREKEIIQWTWESQQEMIARAYRLGVKLVVGTDAGAPGVYHGESYLDELLYWHRAGVPTAAILRAATVTAAAALGLEGELGQVRPGYRSCLIAVRGNPLEDLKVLAQPEMVFIDF